From Microbacterium sp. 10M-3C3:
CCGCGCAGCCGATGAGGCCGAGTTCCTCGCCGACGATCGCGAAGATGTAGTCGTTCGCCGCCGCGGGGAGCCAGTCGTACTTCTCCTTCGAGTTGCCCAGGCCCAGCCCGAACACGCCGCCGGATGCGAGGCCCCAGATGCCGTGCAGCGACTGGTAGCACGTGTCGTAGTAGCACGAGACGGTGTCGGCGTCGAAGAGGTTCATGATGCGGGCCATGCGGTTCGGACTCGTCACGGCCATGGCCGCGACCAGGCCGATCGCCGCGAGCGCCGGGAGGATGAACATCCGCAGGCGCACGCCGGAGAAGAACAGCGCCGCCAGCACCACCAGCACGAGCACCATCGCCGTACCGAGGTCGCGCCCGCCGAGGACCGTCGCGATGACGAGACCGGCCACCGGCACGACCGGGATGAACACGTGCGACCACGACCGCAGCAGGGTGCGCTTGCGCCACAGCACCGCGCCCATCCACAGCGCCAGCGCGAGCTTGAGGAATTCAGACGGCTGGAACTGGAAGCCGGCGATCTGCACCCAGTTCTGGTTGCCGTACGACTCGACGCCGAGGCCCGGGACGAAGACCAGGAGCTGGAAGGCGGTGGCGCCGATGAGGACGGGCCACGCCATCCGACGGTAGAAGGCCACGGGGAGCCGGCTCGCGACGAACATGAGCGGGATGCCGAGCACCGCGAACACGCCCTGCTTGATCACCTGCTCGAACGGGTTCTGAGCGCCGTCGAGTGCCGAGGTCGCCGACAGCACCATGACGAGGCCGAAGCCGGTCAGCAGCAGAGCCGTCGACGCGATGAGGAGGAACTCGCTCGGCACCGGCGCGAAGACCCGCCCGAGGGACACGCGGGCGGCGAGACCCCGCCGCGACGCGTCGGAGGGCTCAGGCGCCTGCGTCGGGGGCGGCGTCGTGGTCGTCACGCTCTCCCCCGTCTGCCGACCCTGCGGCGATCCGTTCCCTCACGGCCTCGGCGAAGCGCCGGCCGCGGTCGGCGTAGGACGCGAACTGATCGAAGGATGCCGCCGCCGGTGCCAGCAGCACCACGTCTCCGTCGCGGACGACCTCCATCGCCAGGTCGACGACCTGTGCCATGACGTTCTCAGTCTCGGCGGCGTCGACCTCGAACACCGGCACCGCCGGCGCGTGTCGCGCGAACGCGGAGACGACCTCGTCGCGCTCCGAGCCGAGGACGATCGCAGCCTTCACGGAGCCGCCGCGCGCCGCCACGAGCGGCCCGATGTCGACGCCCTTGAGCAGCCCGCCGACGACCCACACGGCGCCGGGGTAGGCCGCGAGCGACGACGACGCCGCGTGCGGGTTCGTCGCCTTGGAGTCGTCGACCCACGTGACGCCCTCGTGCACCGCGACGACCTGGATGCGGTGCGGATCGAGCTCGAAGCGCTCGAGCGCGTCGCGGATGTCGGCGGGGTCGACCTCGAGCGAGCGCGCGAGGGCCGCGGCGGCGAGGATGTTCGCGACGATGTGCGGTGCCGCGAGCCCCGATTCCGCGAGGGCAGCGACGGTCGTCAGCTCGAGGGCCGACGT
This genomic window contains:
- the ftsW gene encoding putative lipid II flippase FtsW, which codes for MTTTTPPPTQAPEPSDASRRGLAARVSLGRVFAPVPSEFLLIASTALLLTGFGLVMVLSATSALDGAQNPFEQVIKQGVFAVLGIPLMFVASRLPVAFYRRMAWPVLIGATAFQLLVFVPGLGVESYGNQNWVQIAGFQFQPSEFLKLALALWMGAVLWRKRTLLRSWSHVFIPVVPVAGLVIATVLGGRDLGTAMVLVLVVLAALFFSGVRLRMFILPALAAIGLVAAMAVTSPNRMARIMNLFDADTVSCYYDTCYQSLHGIWGLASGGVFGLGLGNSKEKYDWLPAAANDYIFAIVGEELGLIGCAVVLVLFALFAVGAFHVVRKTHDPFVRIVAGAITIWIVGQALINIGVVLRVFPVLGVPLPFMSQGGTSLLSVLLACGVLLSFARTLPVRAR